GTTAATTTCTCCCTCATTCCCCTCTGAAAGCCTCCGTTTAGAGAAGAGCCGGTGGTGACACTGGGACAAAAGACACCGACCGTTCCACAAGCTGATAGGCACAAATACGATCTTAAATATGGCCAGGGAAATTCATTGAGTCCGTCTCGTTCTTTTTAGCGTGCCATAGATCCTTTAAAATGGTTAACTGGTTAATTGCCCTCCATTTTGAATGGAAACCTTTTTTCCCCCAAAACAAAGTAATTCAACCCAACGAGGTTGTACAATGATCATGGATTTCATCCAACTAAAAGCCTCAAGGCCGATGGTGgtgtatacatttatttttgtatATCTGAAACTGTGGGTTTACAGGTCTATCCAATAGTAGGCCCAATTTTGAAAAATGaatgaaaaaaaaatgaaatgttttCATTTATATAATTTTTCCCCCTTAATTTCAATATTTAAAATAGAATAGCATTTAGGCCTATGTGAAATTCATAAATTTGACCTGCTATACGGATTAACCATAGCATGTGTGCAGTTTCCCCCAAAAGACAACACATTGTCGTGTTTTCAAGAAATGAATAAATCACTCCCGTAATGTCATTTATAGGCAGGCATATGAATTCCCAATAAACAATTAGCATATTCAGATAAATTTAGCATATTCACAGATTCCGTAGCCAACACCAAAACAAGTTATTATTGTCCTATAGCCTAATGTAGGTAGGCCTACAGGCTATAAAACACCCCTTGAAAAACACCCCACAAACCTGTGCGTCATGTCAGGTCTGATGCAACTTGACACAATCGTCTTTTAAATCCATTCCCTATTCAAAGTAGGCCTAATGCGGATTTAACGATACACTTGTGAATATTCTATTCATTTTCTTACCTGAGTTTCTGTGAGGCTAAGGGTGTGCGCAAGCTGTTTTCGTTCGGCACCTACGACGTAATGGTTTTTTTCAAATGCGTGCTCAAGCCGCAGAAGTTGGGAAGGGGAAAAAGCTGTCCGAATTCTTTTGGGCTTTCTGGCCAGTGCATTGTGCAAAAGGAAGCTCTCCGGGCTTGTTTCGTTACCTGAAAACGACAATGGGAGGGATATTAATTATGACCACTCTTATGTTGCAAACTGAGGCTAAAGAGATGATGATGCTATGCTCATAATTTGGCTATACCGCAGACTTGGGCCTTCTAACTTTTAACTAAAGTCTACGGCAACACTCAATTGAACATTGAAACCAATTTAGTCACAAGCAACACCTTGACAATTTTTTGCAATCATTTTAACAATAGCAAATTCATACAGTTTATATTATTCAATGGGAACAATAGGGCTATGCAGTGGCTAAATTAAGCGCCGTTTCGATACAGTCTTTGGTTATCCTTAAAACACTAGGCCTACACATAAAAAATAGCAACACAATGGTCTACAATCACAAAGGGGCCTAGAAGCCTCTATAGCCTAATCCTTTTCGAACTTTTATTTTTTAACATTAGCCTACAGTCATTGGTATACTGTAAGTATATGGTGGAGAATATAATAGACTACATTAGCCTACATTTTTGTCAGAATTACTATCAAGACCCTTATTAAAATAACCATTATGAAAACAGATCGTTCACTTATTATACAATTTGCATGTCACTGTTTTCAGAAAAGGATCATGTGCATCCACCagcaaaaatatataattttctaAAATGACAGTCCAATTTGGGGGACGATAAATTAATAGTACGATTTTAAAAAGTGCATTGTGTACAATTTCTTAAACAGCAGTTTGGGCAATAAAAACATAGCCCACAAATACGACCCAATGCCTATTCCAAGGCACGGATgattacaaaaaaaaacacaggCATCTATCAATGTAGTTAAGTTGATTTGCATTCAGTTTAAACATGAAGTAAATATCTAGGCCAAATTAAAtcgttatttatttttcaacaataattttttggttcaaaataacaagTCATTTAATTATATCGGCCTACACTTTCCAGTTGTAAGGTTTTATGCTTATTTTTGTTTCAATGAAATATTTTAGATGCTAAAGGACTTTTCAAAAGTCCACTCTTTGCAATTCCTTTTTTAACAAAATGTAAAATGATAGGCTATAGACTACCAGCAAAATAAATGTAAACCCGTGTCACCACATTGAGAAATACTATGCCCTACATTAAGCTACTAAAAGTACCCTAGCCTATTCCAGTTGAACAGTGTTCTAATTATAACTAATTATAACAGACAAAAACAGTTTGTAAAACTGTTCGAGACAAGGCGATAGATAGCACATATATTTCCAAAATTCGATAGCGCGCTGATATTTATCATTCGTTTCTTTATTCTCATAATTACATGTTATATTGGCCTACATAAATGCTATGGTACATCCAAAAGGGCTTAACAGCATAAATACGTAATAAATGCGTTAAAAAGACAAATGTAAATTCAACATACCTTGGAATCTGTGACCCAAGTACCTATATCTATGTATTAGCCATGGGTAAAAAGTTGAGGGGTCCCTTTGCTGGCTGGCAAAAAGATGGTGCGGACTATGTGAGGATGAAAGTGGGTGAGCCAAAGCGTGTGGAGGTGGTACCGAATGAACTGGGACACCGGAGTTGTTCTGATGTGAGACCGCCTCAGCGAACACCAAGTCCGGATTAGAGTAGACGCCCCTGCCGCTGGAATGAAACCCGTTCAGAAATGGATTCATCTGGCTGGAGTTTGCATAGCTCAGAGCTGCTGGTCGTATGGGCTCCTCAGACCTCGACACTGGTAGAGGATTATCCTTCGCTACCAACGATTCTATAGTAAAACACCTCTTCGGTGTAGGTTGAAACATGGTTTGATAGTCAAGATTCCCCAGCATAGAGTTTAAGAGGTGCAGGCGTTCTTCGTAGAAAAATAGGTTACTACTCCACACCGAGAAAGTTTGTCAGCATAAATAACTTTGGAACGAAGAGTG
This portion of the Salvelinus namaycush isolate Seneca chromosome 22, SaNama_1.0, whole genome shotgun sequence genome encodes:
- the LOC120066960 gene encoding homeobox protein EMX2-like, which gives rise to MFQPTPKRCFTIESLVAKDNPLPVSRSEEPIRPAALSYANSSQMNPFLNGFHSSGRGVYSNPDLVFAEAVSHQNNSGVPVHSVPPPHALAHPLSSSHSPHHLFASQQRDPSTFYPWLIHRYRYLGHRFQGNETSPESFLLHNALARKPKRIRTAFSPSQLLRLEHAFEKNHYVVGAERKQLAHTLSLTETQVKVWFQNRRTKFKRQKLEEEGSDSQQKKKGTHHINRWRLATKQGSGSPEEIDVTSDD